The Desulfonatronum lacustre DSM 10312 region TCGGGGAACTTAATGGCATCCTGGATGAAGAAGACCGGTATGTTGTTGCCGACCAGGTCCCAGTTGCCTTCCTTGGTATAAAACTTGACGGCAAAGCCGCGTACGTCACGCGGGGTGTCTATCGAACCAGAGCCGCCCGCCACGGTCGATATCCGCGTGAACAGGGGTGTCTTCTCTCCTACCTCGGTGAGTATTTTGGCGGTGGTGTACTGTTCCAACGAGGCCGTCAGCTCGAAGAACCCATGCACGCCCGTTCCGCGCGCGTGAACGATGCGCTCCGGAATACGCTCGTGATCGAAATGCGTGATTTTTTCGCGAAGGACGAAATCCTCCAGAAGCGTGGGGCCGCGCGGATGGGCTCTGAGCGAGTTTTGATTATCGGATATTGCCACGCCCTGGTTCGTGGTCAGCGCGGGGTGGTCTCCGCCGGCGATCTGGTGCAGTTCGCCGCCAGCTGCCACTTCTGCGTCTCCCTTTGAAGCAGACCCTTTTCCGTGCTTACTTTTCCCCAAATTACTCTTCTTATCCTTGCTCATCATGATCAATCTCCTGTTGATTCCTTGCCATGGTCTAGAAGATTATTTGTTTTGGTAACTACTCAGCTCAGAGAAAAACCGGACTGGATACCCGCCTTCGCGGGTATGACTGATTGGCAGGTGGCATGAAAAACAAGTCATTCCGGCGAAAGCCGGAATCCAGCCCTGGAGCATGATCATCCACCGTATGTGCTGAAGAGTTACAAGTTCTTTTTGATTTTCTCCTTGTCCTGTTCAAATTTTTTCGAGATTGTTTTAAATTCGTCCGGGTCCAATGCTTTTTCCGCTATTTTAAACAGCGTACCTTCCTCTTCCTTGATATGGTGCTCCACGAGCTCCTTAAACACAGCCACCTTGGCTCCCCATTTATCATCATCCTTCGGCATTTTTTCCAGTTCTTTCAAAACAAGTTCACTCACATGGTGCTCTTCTATTCCCTCCATGGCATCTTCGCGGGCCTCTTTCTTCTCCAACAGAGGCGGATAGAAAGCACTTTCTTCGGCTTTCATATGAGGCACCAGCTCTTCCCTGAGCTTTTTGAACAACTCCTCACGCTTCTTCGGTGCACTTTCTTTGGTTTGTTTAAGCTGACCTAAAATTCCCTTTACTTCCACATGGTCTTTCTTGAGCATCTGAAAAAAAGCATTCACTTTTCTTCTCCTAATGTTGGTGTGAAGTGCGTGTTACGGTCATTGAACACGAATGATCTCGTTCCCAGGCTGCGCCTGGGAACGAGAATATCCTCTCTATT contains the following coding sequences:
- a CDS encoding hemerythrin domain-containing protein, which codes for MNAFFQMLKKDHVEVKGILGQLKQTKESAPKKREELFKKLREELVPHMKAEESAFYPPLLEKKEAREDAMEGIEEHHVSELVLKELEKMPKDDDKWGAKVAVFKELVEHHIKEEEGTLFKIAEKALDPDEFKTISKKFEQDKEKIKKNL